A genomic segment from Psychrobacter arcticus 273-4 encodes:
- a CDS encoding peptidylprolyl isomerase, with product MVDMPPVVELDTSMGAIVIELNEEKAPKTVENFLNYVKSGHYDGTIFHRIIDGFMIQGGGMDADMNEKATNKPVENEADNGLKNNAGTIAMARTQDPHSATSQFFVNVKDNDFLNHSGKNMQGWGYTVFGKVTSGMDVIEKMRGVPTGRFGMHADVPKEPVVINSATIITQ from the coding sequence ATGGTAGACATGCCACCAGTAGTAGAACTTGACACCAGTATGGGTGCGATCGTTATCGAACTCAACGAAGAAAAAGCACCAAAAACAGTAGAAAATTTTTTAAACTATGTAAAATCTGGTCATTATGATGGCACGATTTTCCATCGCATTATTGATGGTTTTATGATTCAAGGCGGCGGCATGGACGCTGATATGAATGAAAAAGCCACCAACAAGCCAGTAGAAAATGAAGCAGACAATGGTCTAAAAAACAACGCTGGTACGATTGCTATGGCACGTACGCAAGATCCACATTCAGCGACTAGCCAGTTTTTCGTTAACGTAAAAGACAACGATTTCTTAAACCATTCTGGCAAAAACATGCAAGGTTGGGGTTATACCGTATTTGGTAAAGTAACAAGCGGTATGGACGTGATCGAAAAAATGCGCGGCGTACCAACCGGTCGTTTCGGCATGCATGCTGACGTGCCAAAAGAGCCAGTGGTTATCAACTCAGCAACCATCATCACTCAGTAA
- a CDS encoding META domain-containing protein: MTLSFKSALLPTMLAISLALSACQDASVPTDANIEAADTNMSTENADVDNNTATLAKASEMSAEEQMIANLARYRWTLLDIDDKSGGPVITTLVDIKNQVTLLFKHNQGHNTLNYGVGCNTMSAGYQLQGHTLTTEDSMSTKMLCENLNKAENSLDTLMQGTSEISVTEGENPVLTQVTSNAVTLTWKGRLTSQAKYNGKGETVFWAVNANKIACADNSSEMCLQVKPITYNDQGIKTSEGKWSAFNGEIDGYQYDGKHNEVLRIQRYSLNQGGAEEQNAAAEKYAYVLDAVIESSVVE, translated from the coding sequence ATGACACTATCTTTTAAATCTGCCCTATTGCCAACTATGCTAGCGATAAGTTTGGCATTAAGTGCCTGCCAAGATGCTTCCGTTCCAACGGATGCAAATATTGAGGCAGCTGATACTAATATGAGCACCGAAAATGCTGATGTAGATAATAATACTGCCACGTTAGCTAAGGCGAGTGAGATGAGCGCTGAAGAACAAATGATTGCCAATCTTGCGCGTTATCGTTGGACACTACTCGATATCGATGACAAAAGTGGTGGACCAGTTATAACGACGCTTGTAGATATTAAGAATCAAGTAACGCTGTTGTTTAAACATAATCAAGGTCACAACACCCTGAATTATGGTGTAGGCTGTAACACTATGAGTGCGGGTTATCAACTGCAAGGTCATACACTAACAACTGAAGATAGCATGAGTACTAAAATGCTATGCGAAAATCTAAATAAGGCAGAAAATAGTTTAGATACCTTGATGCAAGGCACTAGTGAGATAAGTGTTACTGAAGGTGAGAATCCAGTACTAACGCAAGTGACGAGCAATGCTGTGACTTTGACTTGGAAAGGTAGGCTGACGTCACAAGCCAAGTACAATGGTAAGGGTGAGACTGTATTTTGGGCAGTAAACGCTAACAAAATAGCGTGCGCCGATAATAGCTCAGAGATGTGTCTACAAGTGAAACCCATCACTTATAATGATCAAGGGATTAAAACCAGTGAAGGTAAGTGGTCTGCATTTAATGGTGAAATTGATGGCTATCAGTATGATGGCAAGCATAATGAAGTGCTAAGAATACAGCGCTACTCGTTAAATCAGGGTGGAGCAGAGGAACAGAATGCAGCCGCTGAAAAGTATGCTTATGTACTAGACGCTGTCATTGAAAGCTCAGTGGTAGAATAG
- a CDS encoding peroxiredoxin, which produces MAHLRLGDTAPNFDATTTEGDINFHEWAGDNWVVFFSHPADFTPVCTTELGRAAALNGEFQKRGVKPICISVDGIDDHHAWAKDIGETQGTELNFPIIADPNKEVAELYDMMHPNADSTHTVRSVFIIDPSKKIRLTLTYPASCGRNFDEIIRVIDALQLSDEYNIATPVDWKDGDDVIIPPSVKNEDIAAKYPKGHTEIKPYLRTTPAPNK; this is translated from the coding sequence ATGGCACATTTACGTTTAGGCGATACCGCACCAAACTTTGACGCGACCACCACAGAGGGTGATATCAATTTCCATGAGTGGGCGGGTGATAACTGGGTGGTTTTCTTCTCACATCCAGCCGATTTTACCCCAGTATGCACCACTGAGCTTGGCCGCGCTGCTGCGCTAAATGGTGAGTTTCAGAAGCGCGGTGTGAAGCCAATTTGTATCTCTGTTGACGGTATCGATGACCACCATGCGTGGGCAAAAGACATCGGTGAGACTCAAGGTACTGAGCTAAATTTCCCAATCATCGCTGACCCTAATAAAGAAGTCGCTGAGCTATATGACATGATGCACCCAAATGCAGACAGCACGCATACAGTACGTAGTGTCTTTATTATTGATCCAAGCAAAAAGATTCGCCTAACGCTGACATATCCTGCCAGTTGTGGTCGTAACTTTGATGAAATTATCCGCGTTATTGACGCGCTGCAATTGTCTGATGAGTACAACATTGCAACGCCAGTTGACTGGAAAGATGGCGATGATGTTATCATTCCACCAAGCGTAAAAAACGAAGATATCGCTGCAAAATATCCAAAAGGTCACACAGAAATCAAGCCATATCTACGTACTACTCCTGCACCTAATAAATAA
- a CDS encoding glutamine--tRNA ligase/YqeY domain fusion protein: MSEQSSNHAQKDEQKNDFIRNIIRDDVTAQKYQQIITRFPPEPNGYLHLGHVKSICLNFGVAEEFGGVCNLRFDDTNPTAEKQDFIDNIENDVKWLGFEWAGEAHHASGYFDQLYAWAVQLIEQGDAYVDLQSPEQIKENRGSFNDAGTASPHRDASVEENLQLFDDMKEGKYAEGKAVLRAKIDMASPNMNLRDPVVYRIMHQTHHQTGDKWCIYPMYDFAHPLSDALEGITHSLCTLEFEDHRPFYDWVIEKVGFEQAPHQYEFSRLNVDHTLTSKRKLKQLVDENIVSSWDDPRMPTIAGMRRRGYTPEGLRDFCERVGVTKVDSVVDFRLLEFSIRQSLETTTARGMAVLKPLKVTITNFAEAVSSWESQKADSVQARFDDASQTLWLTQPNHPNVDMGEREIPFTETIYIDQGDYEIEPPAGYKRLSPEKNEIRLRNTYVLAVTEHITDDSGNVIELKATIDPATLGNNPEGRKVKGVIHWVSASQGIPATVRMYEQLFSVEDPSSVADVHQALNPNSLTELNAVVEPSLVNADAGTRFQFEREGYFISDSEDHSSDKPVFNQIVSLRDSYKPA, from the coding sequence ATGAGTGAGCAATCAAGCAACCATGCACAAAAAGACGAACAAAAAAATGACTTTATTCGTAATATCATTCGTGATGATGTTACTGCGCAAAAGTACCAACAGATTATCACTCGTTTCCCACCTGAGCCAAATGGTTACTTACATTTGGGTCACGTAAAATCTATTTGCTTAAACTTTGGTGTGGCTGAGGAGTTTGGCGGTGTCTGTAACCTGCGTTTTGATGACACCAACCCTACCGCAGAAAAGCAAGACTTCATTGATAACATCGAGAACGATGTAAAATGGCTAGGCTTTGAGTGGGCAGGAGAAGCGCATCATGCGTCAGGCTACTTTGACCAGTTGTATGCTTGGGCAGTGCAATTGATTGAGCAAGGCGATGCGTACGTAGACTTGCAGTCGCCTGAGCAAATCAAAGAAAACCGTGGCTCATTTAATGATGCAGGCACAGCGTCACCACATCGTGATGCCAGTGTCGAAGAAAACCTGCAACTCTTTGATGATATGAAAGAGGGCAAATATGCTGAAGGTAAAGCTGTTTTACGTGCCAAGATTGATATGGCAAGCCCAAATATGAACCTGCGCGATCCTGTTGTTTATCGCATCATGCATCAAACGCATCATCAAACTGGTGATAAATGGTGCATTTATCCGATGTATGATTTTGCCCATCCGCTCTCTGATGCGCTCGAAGGCATTACTCATTCATTATGTACGCTAGAATTTGAAGACCATCGTCCATTTTATGACTGGGTAATAGAAAAGGTTGGCTTTGAGCAAGCGCCGCATCAGTATGAGTTTAGCCGCCTCAATGTTGATCATACATTAACCAGTAAGCGCAAATTAAAGCAGCTCGTTGATGAGAATATCGTTAGCAGTTGGGACGATCCACGCATGCCGACTATTGCAGGTATGCGTCGCCGTGGTTATACGCCAGAAGGCTTACGTGACTTCTGTGAGCGTGTTGGTGTGACCAAAGTGGACAGTGTTGTAGATTTCCGTCTGTTAGAATTTAGCATTCGTCAGTCACTAGAGACGACGACTGCACGTGGCATGGCAGTGCTCAAACCATTAAAAGTGACGATTACTAACTTTGCGGAAGCTGTTAGCAGTTGGGAGTCGCAAAAGGCTGATAGCGTTCAAGCTCGCTTTGACGATGCCTCGCAGACTTTATGGCTGACTCAGCCAAACCATCCTAATGTCGATATGGGCGAGCGAGAGATTCCTTTCACTGAGACCATTTATATTGATCAAGGCGATTATGAGATTGAGCCGCCAGCGGGCTATAAGCGTCTGTCACCAGAGAAGAATGAGATTCGTCTGCGTAATACCTATGTATTGGCAGTAACTGAGCATATTACTGATGATAGCGGCAATGTGATTGAGCTAAAAGCAACGATTGATCCAGCTACTTTAGGTAACAACCCTGAAGGTCGCAAGGTGAAGGGTGTTATTCATTGGGTATCAGCGAGCCAAGGTATACCAGCGACAGTACGCATGTATGAGCAGTTATTTAGTGTTGAAGACCCAAGTAGCGTTGCTGACGTACATCAAGCACTAAACCCAAACTCGTTGACTGAGCTCAATGCAGTGGTTGAACCATCATTGGTGAATGCAGATGCTGGTACGCGCTTCCAGTTTGAGCGTGAAGGTTACTTTATTTCTGATAGCGAAGATCATAGCAGTGATAAGCCAGTATTTAACCAAATCGTGAGCTTACGTGATAGTTATAAACCCGCTTAA
- the ruvC gene encoding crossover junction endodeoxyribonuclease RuvC encodes MAIIIGIDPGSRMTGYGILQQTGDKLTYIDSGTIRTDTKEMPERLKRIFNGLTRITQHHLKYADEPIYTAIEQVFMAENPDSALKLGQARGAAIAAMVALDLEVSEYTARQIKQAVCGYGAAAKEQVQDMVCRILTLDFVPQQDAADGLACAICHAHSSHSMNKLILNSAMRGRGASKKKGRWRLTEEDLGNLR; translated from the coding sequence ATGGCAATTATTATTGGGATTGATCCAGGTTCACGCATGACCGGCTATGGAATCCTTCAACAAACGGGTGATAAGCTCACCTATATTGATTCAGGTACTATTCGTACCGATACCAAAGAGATGCCTGAACGCCTAAAACGTATTTTTAATGGCTTGACGCGTATTACTCAGCATCATCTAAAATATGCAGATGAGCCTATTTATACGGCAATTGAACAAGTATTTATGGCAGAAAACCCTGATTCAGCGCTTAAGCTGGGGCAAGCACGTGGTGCAGCCATTGCAGCGATGGTAGCACTGGATTTGGAAGTCTCAGAATATACTGCTCGCCAAATAAAACAAGCCGTTTGCGGCTATGGCGCAGCAGCAAAAGAGCAAGTACAAGACATGGTGTGCCGCATACTGACTTTGGACTTTGTACCACAACAAGATGCGGCAGACGGTCTTGCCTGCGCCATCTGTCATGCGCACTCAAGCCATTCGATGAACAAACTTATATTAAACAGTGCCATGCGCGGGCGCGGTGCGTCTAAGAAAAAAGGTCGCTGGCGTTTAACTGAAGAAGACTTAGGAAATTTGCGTTAA
- a CDS encoding glutathione S-transferase family protein codes for MKKLYITRTAPNPRKALILLASKGIDIDDMDDLDVIDIDFAINEQMSETFTKINPMQTVPVLTLDDGTVLNDSQAVCEYLDRVYGERSVMGNDVVQRAQVCSMRRIAEFEVLYNFMLAFQHSHPSKAQHVEQVPEFVAPSIARAVKALVYFDTMLDGHEYLVGDQLSFADIVLYLSLDFGKVLQVNPNEQGDNLARFYQMMNERFSIKNMAKAKPIHEED; via the coding sequence ATGAAAAAGTTATACATTACTCGTACCGCACCCAATCCACGGAAGGCACTTATTTTATTGGCGTCAAAAGGTATCGATATTGATGATATGGATGACCTAGATGTGATTGATATTGACTTTGCTATCAACGAGCAAATGTCAGAGACATTTACCAAAATAAATCCCATGCAAACCGTACCCGTTTTGACATTAGATGATGGTACCGTGCTCAATGACTCGCAGGCAGTTTGTGAATATCTCGACCGTGTTTATGGTGAGCGTTCGGTGATGGGCAATGATGTGGTACAGCGTGCGCAAGTGTGCTCTATGCGCCGTATCGCTGAATTTGAGGTGTTATATAACTTTATGCTCGCCTTTCAGCATAGTCACCCATCAAAAGCCCAGCATGTTGAGCAAGTACCAGAATTTGTCGCGCCCTCTATCGCACGTGCTGTCAAAGCCTTGGTATATTTTGATACCATGCTGGACGGTCATGAGTATTTGGTTGGTGACCAACTGAGCTTTGCTGATATTGTGCTGTATTTGAGTTTGGATTTTGGCAAAGTCCTCCAAGTCAATCCCAATGAGCAGGGCGACAATCTTGCCCGTTTTTACCAGATGATGAACGAACGTTTTAGTATTAAAAACATGGCAAAAGCCAAACCCATCCATGAAGAGGATTAG
- a CDS encoding phospholipase D family protein, translating to MAKFLNSSGTTYHLEELIKNASDRLIIISPYLKLNERIKELLEDRNRLKIDIRIVYGKNDLHPEEINWLKNLTFIRTSFCKNLHAKCYLNENECIITSLNLYEFSQVNNNEMGVLIYRNEDAKLYADTYEEAQRIIRISDEVRMSLEKVVEPDNRVETKLSSDSPSQSSTISNPTEVTTFNYSKLTTAKLAKELGLKTQELNEKLLAAGYLQEQEEELILTDAGRAAGGTSKRGKFGEFCLWDSGMVI from the coding sequence ATGGCAAAGTTTTTAAACAGCAGTGGTACAACTTATCATTTAGAAGAGTTGATTAAAAATGCGTCTGACAGATTAATTATTATTAGCCCCTATTTAAAGCTTAATGAGCGTATTAAAGAGCTATTAGAGGATCGTAATCGTCTTAAAATTGATATCCGTATTGTTTATGGTAAAAATGATTTGCACCCAGAAGAAATCAACTGGCTTAAAAATCTGACTTTTATTCGTACGAGCTTTTGTAAAAACTTGCATGCGAAGTGCTACCTTAATGAAAATGAGTGCATCATTACTAGCTTAAACCTTTATGAATTTAGCCAAGTAAATAATAATGAAATGGGTGTGCTGATTTACCGTAACGAAGATGCGAAGCTTTATGCCGATACTTATGAGGAAGCCCAGCGCATTATTCGTATCAGTGATGAAGTAAGAATGTCTCTTGAAAAAGTAGTTGAGCCTGATAATAGAGTCGAGACAAAACTTAGCTCTGATAGCCCATCTCAAAGCTCTACTATAAGTAATCCTACAGAGGTAACAACCTTTAATTACTCTAAACTGACGACGGCTAAGCTTGCCAAAGAATTGGGATTGAAGACGCAAGAATTAAACGAGAAGTTACTCGCCGCTGGTTATCTACAAGAGCAAGAAGAGGAGTTGATATTGACCGATGCTGGGCGTGCAGCAGGCGGTACGAGTAAGCGTGGAAAGTTTGGCGAGTTTTGTTTGTGGGATTCAGGGATGGTGATATAA
- a CDS encoding FxsA family protein, which yields MGQIVGIAIVWFIIEMLLWYLLAQFTSGWWVFMWFIIATVIGITLLRKGMAALNPMAQQMKAGGMMNPSMRPQESTMIKSVAMAAAGILLLIPGVLSDLLALLVILPPVQKKLKDFANNYVMNNQQKMMEMMAKQMGGGQNPFGGAGGMGGQNPFGGAGGMNNQSPFGQQQNPFGNVFKQHTTVDGTAKTIPKDVKKITKSANDE from the coding sequence ATGGGTCAGATAGTTGGTATTGCCATCGTATGGTTTATTATCGAGATGCTGCTTTGGTATTTGCTTGCTCAATTTACGAGTGGCTGGTGGGTATTTATGTGGTTCATTATCGCCACCGTCATCGGTATCACGCTCCTGCGTAAAGGCATGGCAGCTCTCAATCCAATGGCACAACAGATGAAAGCGGGCGGTATGATGAACCCATCGATGCGTCCGCAAGAATCGACTATGATCAAAAGTGTGGCCATGGCAGCGGCTGGTATTTTGCTACTCATTCCAGGTGTGCTCAGTGACTTGTTGGCGTTACTTGTTATATTGCCGCCAGTGCAGAAAAAGCTCAAAGACTTTGCCAATAATTATGTCATGAACAATCAGCAAAAAATGATGGAAATGATGGCTAAGCAGATGGGTGGTGGTCAAAATCCATTTGGTGGCGCAGGTGGTATGGGCGGTCAAAACCCGTTTGGCGGCGCCGGTGGTATGAATAACCAAAGTCCATTTGGTCAACAACAAAACCCGTTCGGTAATGTGTTTAAGCAGCATACAACAGTCGATGGTACGGCAAAAACTATTCCTAAAGATGTGAAAAAAATTACTAAATCTGCTAATGATGAGTAG
- a CDS encoding lytic murein transglycosylase, with protein sequence MRLNKHYLVFFPALVMVGCTSQQAMQQPNKPVRQGNVQIAQTQTIQVKPTPAPVIKPTPVAKPSYNSFSDWKSDFSMRAISSGHDAATVHRLLDSAYLNQQVISLDSGQPEFSKMPWEYVDSAVSDGRVSTGKRKFAEQRTYLSQLQSQYGVNAEVVAAIWGMESSYGVVTGNSNIPSALASLAYDGRRQEFAETQLLSLATLLQRGDVSWSQLEGSWAGGMGHTQFIPDTWLKNGVDGDGNGHRNPWSTGDALASTANYLSNSGWVRGLEPFYEATIPSSFDYSLVGTKQPASRWAAMGVDTIADVYLDANTEMELWLPAGKDGPVLLLSPNFDVIKVYNNSSSYALGVSLLGKALVGQDGLQKSWPRYERPLSTSQVRNLQQRLTSSGYDTKGADGIVGTNTRKAFQRWQADNGQTPDGFITQGSGSSLAGW encoded by the coding sequence ATGCGATTAAATAAACACTACCTTGTCTTTTTCCCCGCTCTAGTCATGGTTGGCTGTACCAGTCAGCAGGCGATGCAGCAACCTAATAAGCCGGTTCGTCAAGGTAATGTGCAAATTGCCCAGACCCAAACCATTCAAGTGAAGCCGACCCCAGCACCGGTTATTAAACCGACGCCAGTTGCCAAGCCAAGCTACAATAGTTTTTCTGATTGGAAGTCTGATTTTTCTATGCGCGCGATTTCATCAGGTCATGATGCTGCTACGGTTCATCGTCTGCTCGATTCTGCTTATTTAAATCAGCAAGTCATATCACTTGACTCAGGTCAGCCAGAGTTTTCAAAAATGCCATGGGAGTATGTTGATTCTGCGGTATCAGATGGTCGTGTCAGTACTGGTAAGCGTAAGTTTGCCGAGCAACGCACGTATCTATCCCAGTTGCAGTCGCAGTATGGGGTTAATGCAGAGGTAGTCGCTGCGATTTGGGGAATGGAGTCCTCATATGGTGTGGTGACTGGCAATAGCAATATTCCAAGCGCGCTTGCCAGCCTTGCTTATGATGGTCGCCGTCAAGAATTTGCTGAAACTCAATTATTATCATTAGCGACACTATTACAGCGTGGGGATGTCTCTTGGTCACAGCTAGAGGGCTCTTGGGCGGGCGGTATGGGGCATACTCAATTCATCCCTGATACTTGGCTTAAGAATGGGGTCGACGGTGATGGTAATGGCCATCGTAATCCATGGTCAACCGGCGATGCCTTGGCATCTACTGCCAACTATCTGAGCAATTCAGGTTGGGTACGTGGTTTGGAACCTTTTTATGAAGCGACTATTCCGTCATCATTTGATTACTCACTGGTTGGCACTAAGCAGCCTGCTTCTAGATGGGCGGCAATGGGCGTTGATACCATAGCCGATGTGTACTTAGATGCCAATACCGAGATGGAGCTGTGGTTGCCGGCTGGTAAAGATGGTCCTGTGCTTCTATTGAGTCCAAACTTTGATGTCATCAAGGTCTATAATAATTCATCAAGCTATGCGCTTGGTGTCAGCTTATTGGGTAAAGCGCTTGTTGGACAAGATGGGTTGCAAAAGTCATGGCCACGCTATGAGCGTCCTTTATCGACGTCTCAAGTACGCAATTTACAGCAGCGTTTGACCAGTTCAGGCTATGATACAAAAGGTGCTGATGGCATTGTTGGTACCAATACTCGTAAGGCGTTCCAGCGCTGGCAAGCAGACAATGGTCAGACCCCAGATGGTTTTATTACTCAAGGTAGTGGGTCTTCATTGGCGGGATGGTGA
- a CDS encoding UDP-2,3-diacylglucosamine diphosphatase, with protein sequence MQSFNHLMTTHPHEVQQVLISDLHLSPEEPALVQAFLALLDDCLALPQLKRLFILGDWFEVWIGDDAYLSLSKDERQTHWLTPLSVKLKKLRVAGCEILVMHGNRDFLLGQPFCNLFGGELIYEPYTLTVGQKNYRLEHGDALCIDDKKYQFFRKVMRNRLTQWYLLSKSLEKRLAIADNMRQKSQQNNANKAAYIMDVNENAVIQAITASDALVHGHTHRPDIHPTSNDKIRYVLGDWRLLDSGTRQPKVSAVIGAVTADDCLNKDKKPNNNGAEFGLFEFNITI encoded by the coding sequence ATGCAAAGTTTTAATCACCTAATGACCACCCACCCTCATGAGGTGCAGCAAGTATTGATTAGCGATTTGCATTTATCGCCTGAAGAGCCTGCCTTAGTGCAGGCTTTTTTGGCGCTGCTTGATGATTGCTTAGCCTTGCCACAGCTTAAACGCTTGTTCATTTTGGGCGATTGGTTTGAGGTATGGATTGGCGATGATGCTTATTTATCACTATCAAAAGACGAACGTCAAACTCATTGGTTGACCCCTCTTAGCGTTAAGTTAAAAAAACTGCGCGTAGCTGGCTGCGAGATTTTGGTCATGCATGGCAACCGTGATTTTTTGTTAGGTCAGCCATTTTGTAATTTATTCGGTGGTGAGCTTATTTATGAGCCATATACCTTAACCGTCGGACAGAAAAACTACCGCTTAGAACACGGCGACGCCTTATGCATTGATGATAAGAAATATCAGTTTTTTCGTAAAGTGATGCGCAATCGTCTGACGCAGTGGTATCTGCTTAGTAAATCGCTAGAAAAACGCTTGGCGATTGCCGATAACATGCGTCAGAAAAGCCAGCAGAATAATGCCAATAAAGCCGCTTACATCATGGATGTCAATGAAAATGCGGTGATACAAGCAATAACAGCTAGTGATGCTTTAGTACACGGACATACTCATCGTCCAGATATTCATCCGACCAGCAATGATAAAATACGCTACGTCCTTGGTGACTGGCGACTGTTAGATAGCGGCACACGCCAGCCAAAAGTCAGTGCAGTGATTGGGGCGGTGACAGCTGATGACTGTTTAAATAAAGATAAAAAACCCAATAATAATGGTGCAGAATTCGGGTTGTTTGAATTTAATATCACTATTTAA
- a CDS encoding peptidoglycan DD-metalloendopeptidase family protein, whose amino-acid sequence MKKLMAGSRFITVALMGTMAAATVTMVGCATKPTYQSTNQAAPKIITNNQGVPNYHRVQRGDTVSQVAARYRLNYRQIGALNGLDSKYTIYSGQWLKLWQGESVPATNNNHYNASNNTAAPVQPTYTHTPPVTSTPNYSQTPVYEVTANATSGYEYPTRNQVTRNFDAASGTMGMWFAGNAGDPVQASQSGTVLYSGNGLPEYGNLIMIRHSDNYITAYAHNSQLLVKEGDSVQRGQRIANMGNSGQTNQVGLEFQVRLNGNPIDPRAVLGR is encoded by the coding sequence ATGAAGAAGCTTATGGCTGGATCGCGATTTATCACAGTGGCATTGATGGGCACGATGGCTGCTGCCACAGTAACGATGGTAGGCTGTGCCACCAAGCCTACTTATCAATCAACCAACCAAGCGGCACCTAAGATTATTACCAATAATCAAGGGGTTCCCAATTATCATCGTGTGCAGCGCGGCGATACGGTCAGTCAAGTGGCGGCGCGCTATCGTCTCAACTATCGTCAAATTGGCGCACTGAATGGTTTAGACAGTAAATATACTATTTATAGTGGCCAGTGGCTCAAACTGTGGCAAGGTGAGTCAGTACCCGCGACCAATAACAATCACTATAATGCCTCGAACAATACCGCTGCGCCTGTACAACCAACCTATACGCATACGCCGCCAGTGACAAGCACCCCTAACTATTCACAAACCCCCGTCTATGAAGTAACGGCAAATGCTACTTCAGGTTATGAATATCCTACTCGCAATCAAGTGACACGTAATTTTGACGCCGCATCTGGAACGATGGGCATGTGGTTTGCAGGTAACGCTGGCGATCCGGTGCAGGCGAGCCAATCAGGTACGGTTCTTTATTCGGGTAACGGTCTGCCAGAGTATGGCAACTTGATTATGATTCGTCATAGCGACAACTACATCACTGCCTATGCGCATAACAGCCAGTTGTTGGTTAAAGAAGGTGATAGTGTCCAACGCGGTCAACGTATCGCAAACATGGGTAATAGTGGTCAGACCAACCAAGTGGGTTTGGAGTTCCAAGTGCGCTTAAATGGCAATCCTATCGATCCACGGGCAGTACTAGGGCGTTAA
- a CDS encoding MCR_0457 family protein, protein MASVMAKSASKVGLAASITSIAMLSQATNAAPNSATAIPLDLSGINITKHEIAVMQVLSEICPPMLNGKQKQRFYKSYNVQLHELMPSLEDPKAAIQYLSTQQDYRQILQGIRSWTMGFSKQDNKALCEDLANAEYQ, encoded by the coding sequence ATGGCTTCTGTGATGGCAAAGAGTGCCTCAAAAGTCGGGCTGGCAGCATCGATAACGTCTATTGCGATGCTGTCTCAAGCAACAAACGCTGCACCCAATTCTGCGACAGCCATACCTTTAGATTTGTCCGGTATCAATATCACAAAACATGAAATTGCGGTCATGCAAGTGCTGTCAGAGATATGCCCGCCAATGCTAAATGGCAAGCAAAAGCAGCGTTTTTATAAATCTTATAACGTGCAGCTTCATGAGTTGATGCCGTCATTAGAAGACCCAAAAGCAGCTATCCAATACTTGTCTACTCAGCAAGATTACCGTCAAATTTTGCAAGGTATTCGCAGCTGGACGATGGGCTTTTCTAAGCAGGACAACAAAGCATTGTGTGAAGATTTAGCGAATGCTGAATATCAATAG